The Streptomyces achromogenes genome window below encodes:
- a CDS encoding hemolysin family protein has product MSAVLGLLAVLVLTAGTGYFVAQEFAYVSADRLALAREAQAGDRKAARALTVLERLSFMLSGAQLGITVTGLIVGFIAEPSVSALLEPALSGLAVPDAAASVVSVVIAFVGATVVQMVLGELAPKNLAIAVPERLAKSLAGSTIAYLRVVGPLVRVFDGAANRLLRGVGIEPVEELHHGATLEELGHLIGESHEQGELPKDTAALLDHALDFSERTLDEVMVPRADAVFVRKDASAAEAIDLIGTHGHSNYPVLGDHPDDVAGVLGVRELTRLPAGLLTATTAGALGRRPLLLPDTLPLPHAVERMRERGDEFAVVLDEHGGVAGIVTYEDIAEELVGDIADESDTVTELAVGDGEGWLVDAGRRLDEVADATGVALPEEEDYDTVSGLIVDRLGRFPTIGDRVTVGLPDGGRAVIDVHTLNRHVPERVRIERSNEQADTVEEQA; this is encoded by the coding sequence ATGAGCGCCGTACTGGGCCTGCTGGCGGTGCTCGTGCTGACCGCCGGCACCGGCTACTTCGTCGCCCAGGAATTCGCCTACGTCTCCGCCGACCGGCTCGCCCTCGCCCGCGAGGCGCAGGCGGGGGACCGGAAGGCCGCCCGTGCGCTGACGGTGCTCGAGCGGCTGTCGTTCATGCTGTCGGGCGCGCAGCTCGGCATCACCGTGACGGGGCTGATCGTCGGCTTCATCGCCGAACCGTCCGTGTCCGCGCTCCTGGAGCCCGCACTGTCCGGCCTGGCCGTGCCCGACGCCGCCGCCTCCGTCGTCTCCGTCGTGATCGCCTTCGTCGGCGCGACGGTCGTGCAGATGGTGCTGGGCGAGCTGGCCCCGAAGAACCTCGCGATCGCCGTGCCCGAACGGCTGGCGAAGTCACTCGCCGGTTCCACGATCGCGTACCTGAGGGTCGTCGGCCCGTTGGTGCGCGTCTTCGACGGCGCGGCGAACAGGCTGCTGCGCGGGGTAGGCATCGAGCCCGTCGAGGAGCTGCACCACGGCGCCACCCTGGAGGAGCTCGGCCACCTCATCGGCGAGTCCCACGAGCAGGGCGAACTGCCCAAGGACACGGCCGCGCTGCTCGACCACGCGCTGGATTTCTCCGAGCGCACCCTGGACGAGGTGATGGTGCCGCGCGCCGACGCCGTCTTCGTCCGCAAGGACGCCAGTGCCGCCGAGGCGATCGACCTGATCGGCACGCACGGGCACTCCAACTACCCCGTCCTCGGCGACCACCCGGACGACGTCGCCGGCGTGCTGGGCGTGCGCGAGCTGACGCGTCTGCCCGCCGGCCTGCTGACCGCCACCACCGCCGGCGCTCTCGGCCGCCGACCCCTGCTGCTGCCCGACACCCTGCCGCTCCCGCACGCGGTCGAACGGATGCGCGAGCGGGGCGACGAGTTCGCGGTCGTTCTCGACGAGCACGGCGGTGTGGCGGGCATCGTCACCTACGAGGACATCGCCGAGGAACTGGTCGGCGACATCGCCGACGAGTCCGACACCGTCACGGAACTGGCCGTCGGCGACGGCGAGGGCTGGCTGGTGGACGCCGGCCGCCGGCTCGACGAGGTGGCCGACGCCACCGGCGTCGCACTGCCCGAGGAGGAGGACTACGACACCGTCTCCGGTCTGATCGTCGACCGGCTGGGCCGCTTCCCGACGATCGGCGACCGCGTCACCGTCGGGCTGCCGGACGGCGGCCGTGCCGTGATCGACGTGCACACGCTGAACCGGCACGTGCCCGAGCGCGTGCGCATCGAGCGATCAAACGAGCAGGCGGACACGGTGGAGGAGCAGGCATGA
- a CDS encoding NAD(P)-dependent oxidoreductase, with product MTAVIVRGGGGSGPPAARRKARCIVDDVKSAGLAGLAGFIGLGVMGQPMALNLARTGVPLLVWNRTAGRCDPLRAAGAEVAAGPAEVFARAGTVILMLADEAAVNTVLARGTAEFAARVAGRTVVHMGTTSAEYSAGLQDDVRAAGGRYVEAPVSGSRVPAEQGELVGMLAGDPDAVSAVRPLLGPLCRETFACGTVPEALLMKFSVNLFLITLVTGLSEAFHFADRHGLDRRLLRDVLDAGPMASAVSRTKAAKLLTRDFSVQAAAADVLKNNRLIAEAARRTRLASPLLDVCHALYGEAVEQGHGGEDMAAVLHALETRTGTGVGVGAVDGA from the coding sequence ATGACCGCTGTCATAGTCAGGGGCGGCGGCGGCAGCGGTCCGCCGGCCGCCCGGCGGAAAGCGCGGTGCATCGTGGACGACGTCAAATCCGCCGGTCTCGCCGGTCTCGCCGGTTTCATCGGGCTCGGGGTCATGGGGCAGCCCATGGCGCTCAACCTCGCCCGCACCGGTGTCCCCCTCCTGGTGTGGAACCGCACGGCGGGCCGGTGCGACCCCCTGCGCGCCGCCGGCGCCGAGGTCGCGGCGGGCCCCGCCGAGGTCTTCGCCCGTGCCGGGACCGTGATCCTCATGCTGGCCGACGAGGCCGCGGTCAACACGGTGCTCGCGCGCGGCACGGCGGAGTTCGCGGCACGCGTCGCCGGACGCACCGTCGTGCACATGGGAACGACCTCGGCGGAGTACTCGGCCGGCCTTCAGGACGACGTCCGGGCCGCGGGCGGCCGCTATGTCGAGGCACCGGTGTCCGGTTCCCGTGTTCCTGCCGAGCAGGGGGAGCTGGTGGGGATGCTGGCGGGCGACCCGGACGCCGTGTCGGCCGTACGGCCGCTGCTCGGCCCGCTGTGCCGGGAGACCTTCGCCTGCGGGACGGTTCCGGAGGCGCTGCTGATGAAGTTCTCGGTGAACCTGTTCCTGATCACGCTGGTCACCGGCCTCTCGGAGGCGTTCCACTTCGCCGACCGGCACGGGCTCGACCGGCGCCTGCTCCGGGACGTCCTGGACGCGGGCCCAATGGCCAGCGCCGTCTCCCGGACGAAGGCGGCGAAGCTGCTGACCCGGGACTTCAGCGTGCAGGCGGCCGCGGCCGACGTCCTGAAGAACAACCGGCTGATCGCCGAGGCCGCCCGCCGGACCCGGCTGGCCTCGCCGCTTCTCGACGTCTGTCACGCCCTGTACGGCGAGGCCGTCGAGCAGGGGCACGGCGGCGAGGACATGGCGGCCGTGCTGCACGCGCTCGAGACCCGGACCGGAACGGGCGTCGGCGTCGGAGCCGTCGACGGGGCCTGA
- a CDS encoding gas vesicle protein produces the protein MTVVERREVALVDLLDRLLAGGVVITGDITLRIADVDLVRIDLNALISSVNEQVPSPWEDLL, from the coding sequence ATGACCGTCGTGGAGCGCCGTGAGGTCGCCCTCGTCGACCTGCTCGACCGGCTGCTGGCCGGCGGGGTCGTGATCACGGGGGACATCACCCTGCGCATCGCGGACGTCGATCTCGTCCGCATCGATCTCAACGCGCTGATCAGCTCGGTGAACGAGCAGGTGCCGTCGCCCTGGGAGGATCTGCTGTGA
- a CDS encoding gas vesicle protein K yields MTDRRHRVDLEPDTVERDLVKLVLTVVELLRQLMERQAVRRFDTGDLSEEQEERIGLTLMLLDERMTELRERYGLRPEDLNLDLGPLGPLLPRE; encoded by the coding sequence GTGACGGACCGCCGCCACCGTGTCGACCTCGAGCCCGACACCGTCGAGCGCGATCTGGTCAAGCTCGTCCTGACCGTCGTGGAACTGCTGCGCCAGCTGATGGAACGGCAGGCGGTGCGCCGCTTCGACACGGGGGACCTGAGCGAGGAGCAGGAGGAGCGCATCGGACTCACCCTGATGCTGCTCGACGAGCGCATGACCGAACTGCGCGAGCGCTACGGACTGCGACCCGAAGACCTCAATCTGGACCTCGGGCCGCTCGGGCCGCTGCTTCCCCGCGAATGA
- a CDS encoding gas vesicle protein has product MTMASRMPEPYGQGGGANLADILERVLDKGIVIAGDIRINLLDIELLTIKLRLIVASVDKAKEMGIDWWEDDPALSSGARRKELARENAELRERLARLEELTEPEELAEPEELAEPEELEPARARQKPRRDAPREARGNARKESP; this is encoded by the coding sequence ATGACCATGGCGAGCCGGATGCCGGAGCCGTACGGCCAGGGCGGCGGAGCCAACCTGGCCGACATCCTCGAGCGTGTCCTGGACAAGGGCATCGTGATCGCGGGCGACATCCGGATCAACCTGCTCGACATCGAACTGCTCACCATCAAGCTGCGGCTCATCGTCGCCTCGGTCGACAAGGCCAAGGAGATGGGGATCGACTGGTGGGAGGACGACCCGGCCCTGTCCTCCGGCGCCCGCCGCAAGGAGCTCGCGCGGGAGAACGCCGAGCTGCGCGAGCGGCTCGCCCGGCTGGAGGAGCTGACCGAGCCCGAGGAACTGGCCGAGCCGGAGGAGCTGGCCGAACCGGAGGAACTGGAGCCGGCCCGCGCGCGGCAGAAACCGCGGCGGGACGCTCCGCGTGAGGCCCGTGGGAACGCCAGGAAGGAGTCCCCGTGA
- a CDS encoding ABC-F family ATP-binding cassette domain-containing protein — MGHLEAAHLEYYLPDGRALLGDVSFRVGEGAVVALVGPNGAGKTTLLRLISGELKPHGGTVTVSGGLGVMRQFVGSVRDETTVRDLLVSVAPPRIREAAGAVDKAEHALLTVDDEAAQLQYAQALSDWAEVRGYEAETLWDMCTTAALGIPYDKAQFRLVRTLSGGEQKRLVLEALLRGGDEVLLLDEPDNYLDVPGKRWLEERLKETRKTVLFVSHDRELLSRAAEKIVSVEPGPAGADAWVHGGGFTTYHEARRERFARFEELRRRWDEKHAQLKKLVLNLRQAASISHELASRYQAAQTRLRKFEEAGPPPEPPREQDITMRLKGGRTGVRAVTCKGLELTGLMKPFDLEVFYGERVAVLGSNGSGKSHFLRLLAGESVAHTGEWKLGARVVPGHFAQTHAHPELLGRTLLDILWSEHAQDRGAAMSRLRRYELTQQAEQAFDRLSGGQQARFQILLLELQGVTALLLDEPTDNLDLESAEALQEGLEAFEGTVLSVTHDRWFARSFDRYLVFGSDGRVRETPEPVWDERRVERAR, encoded by the coding sequence ATGGGACACCTGGAAGCCGCGCACCTCGAGTACTACCTCCCCGACGGGAGGGCGTTGCTCGGCGACGTGTCCTTCCGGGTGGGCGAAGGGGCCGTGGTGGCCCTGGTGGGGCCCAACGGCGCCGGCAAGACGACGCTCCTGCGGCTGATCTCGGGTGAGCTGAAACCGCACGGCGGGACGGTCACCGTCTCGGGCGGCCTGGGCGTGATGCGCCAGTTCGTGGGCTCCGTACGGGACGAGACGACCGTGCGCGACCTGCTGGTGTCCGTCGCCCCGCCCCGTATCCGCGAGGCGGCCGGGGCCGTCGACAAGGCCGAGCACGCCCTCCTGACCGTCGACGACGAGGCCGCTCAGCTCCAGTACGCGCAGGCCCTCTCCGACTGGGCCGAGGTGCGCGGGTACGAGGCCGAGACGCTGTGGGACATGTGCACCACGGCCGCGCTCGGCATCCCCTACGACAAGGCCCAGTTCCGTCTCGTGCGGACCCTCTCCGGCGGCGAGCAGAAGCGGCTCGTGCTGGAGGCGCTGCTGCGCGGCGGCGACGAGGTGCTGCTGCTCGACGAGCCGGACAACTACCTGGACGTGCCCGGCAAGCGGTGGCTGGAGGAACGGCTGAAGGAGACCCGTAAGACGGTCCTCTTCGTCTCCCACGACCGCGAACTCCTCTCCCGCGCCGCCGAGAAGATCGTCTCCGTCGAACCGGGGCCGGCCGGCGCCGACGCCTGGGTGCACGGCGGCGGCTTCACCACCTACCACGAGGCCCGCCGCGAACGCTTCGCCCGCTTCGAGGAGCTGCGCCGCCGGTGGGACGAGAAGCACGCCCAGCTGAAGAAGCTGGTGCTGAACCTCCGTCAGGCCGCGTCCATCAGCCATGAGTTGGCGTCCCGCTACCAGGCCGCCCAGACCCGGCTGCGCAAGTTCGAGGAGGCGGGTCCGCCGCCCGAGCCGCCGCGTGAACAGGACATCACGATGCGTCTCAAGGGCGGCCGCACCGGCGTACGGGCCGTCACCTGCAAGGGACTCGAGCTCACCGGCCTGATGAAGCCCTTCGACCTGGAGGTGTTCTACGGCGAGCGGGTCGCCGTCCTCGGCTCCAACGGCTCGGGCAAGTCGCACTTCCTGCGGCTGCTGGCCGGCGAGTCCGTGGCGCACACGGGGGAGTGGAAGCTCGGCGCGCGGGTGGTGCCCGGGCACTTCGCCCAGACCCACGCCCATCCCGAGCTGCTGGGCCGCACCCTTCTGGACATCCTGTGGAGCGAACACGCGCAGGACCGGGGGGCGGCCATGTCCCGGCTGCGGCGCTACGAGCTCACCCAGCAAGCCGAACAGGCATTCGATCGCCTCTCCGGTGGACAGCAGGCCCGTTTCCAGATCCTGCTGCTCGAACTGCAGGGCGTCACGGCCCTGCTCCTCGACGAACCGACGGACAACCTCGACCTGGAATCCGCGGAAGCACTCCAGGAGGGCCTGGAAGCCTTCGAGGGGACGGTCCTCTCCGTCACGCACGACCGGTGGTTCGCCCGCTCCTTCGACCGCTACCTGGTCTTCGGCAGCGACGGCCGCGTCCGGGAGACCCCGGAGCCGGTGTGGGACGAACGGCGCGTGGAGCGCGCCCGCTGA
- a CDS encoding class I SAM-dependent methyltransferase, whose product MPKARETAVYTHGHHESVLRSHTWRTAANSAAYLLGSLKPHMKILDIGCGPGTITADLAALVPEGHVTGVDHAPAILEQARSTAAERGLANVDFAVADVHALAYPDDTFCVVHAHQVLQHVGDPVRALREMLRVTRPGGFVAVRDSDYAAMTWYPASPGMDDWLDLYHRVARANGGEPDAGRRLKSWALAAGFTDVTATSATWTFSTPEERAWWGGLWADRTVASAYAERATGGGHATPEQLRAVSQAWREWGRREDGWFSVLHGEILCRKAA is encoded by the coding sequence ATGCCGAAGGCACGGGAGACCGCCGTCTACACGCACGGACACCACGAATCGGTGCTGCGGTCGCACACCTGGCGGACCGCGGCCAACTCCGCGGCCTACCTGCTCGGCTCTCTGAAGCCGCACATGAAGATCCTCGACATCGGCTGCGGCCCGGGCACCATCACCGCCGATCTGGCCGCCCTGGTCCCCGAAGGACACGTCACCGGCGTCGACCACGCCCCCGCGATCCTGGAGCAGGCCCGCTCCACCGCGGCCGAGCGGGGGCTCGCCAACGTGGACTTCGCGGTCGCCGACGTCCACGCGCTGGCCTACCCCGACGACACGTTCTGCGTCGTCCACGCCCACCAGGTGCTCCAGCACGTCGGCGACCCCGTGCGGGCGCTGCGCGAGATGCTGCGGGTGACCAGGCCGGGCGGCTTCGTCGCGGTCCGCGACTCGGACTACGCGGCCATGACCTGGTACCCCGCCTCGCCCGGCATGGACGACTGGCTGGACCTGTACCACCGGGTGGCCCGGGCCAACGGGGGCGAACCGGACGCCGGGCGCCGGCTGAAGTCCTGGGCCCTGGCTGCCGGGTTCACCGACGTGACGGCGACCTCCGCCACCTGGACCTTCAGCACGCCCGAGGAGCGGGCCTGGTGGGGCGGCCTGTGGGCCGACCGCACGGTCGCCTCGGCGTACGCTGAGCGCGCCACAGGGGGCGGGCATGCCACGCCGGAACAGCTGCGGGCCGTGTCACAGGCCTGGCGGGAATGGGGGCGGCGGGAGGACGGCTGGTTCAGCGTTCTGCACGGAGAGATCCTCTGCCGCAAGGCCGCCTGA
- a CDS encoding GvpL/GvpF family gas vesicle protein, with the protein MNGLRYVYAVCRPLGAPLQTALSGVAGDPPRLLAHHGLIAVVSHVPERDFAEEPLRRRLEDLDWLTETARAHQQVIDALTAVTTPLPLRLATVFRDDSGVRVMMEEREQDFLRTLDRLDGRVEWGVKVYVEPEAREPEPAAARPVSGRDYLRQRRTLARAQEDTWQRAEEFAARLHATLSARAEDARLHPPQNSALSEASGQNVLNAAYLVPRAQSEEFVEIVDRTKGEEPGIRVELTGPWAAYSFVDMTEEVGAGGPGEDA; encoded by the coding sequence GTGAACGGACTGCGCTACGTGTACGCCGTCTGCCGCCCCCTCGGCGCGCCCCTGCAGACCGCCCTGTCGGGTGTGGCGGGGGATCCGCCCCGGCTGCTCGCTCACCACGGCCTGATCGCCGTGGTGAGCCATGTGCCGGAGCGAGACTTCGCGGAGGAGCCGCTCCGCCGCCGTCTGGAGGACCTGGACTGGCTCACGGAGACCGCCAGGGCCCATCAGCAGGTCATCGACGCCCTGACGGCCGTCACCACGCCGCTGCCGCTCCGGCTCGCCACGGTCTTCCGGGACGACAGCGGGGTCCGCGTGATGATGGAGGAGCGCGAGCAGGACTTCCTGCGCACCCTGGACCGGCTCGACGGGCGGGTCGAGTGGGGCGTGAAGGTGTACGTCGAGCCCGAGGCGCGGGAGCCCGAGCCGGCGGCCGCCAGGCCGGTCTCGGGCCGTGACTACCTCAGGCAGCGGCGCACCCTGGCGCGGGCCCAGGAGGACACCTGGCAGCGGGCCGAGGAGTTCGCCGCACGGCTGCACGCGACGCTGTCCGCGCGGGCCGAGGACGCCAGGCTCCACCCGCCGCAGAACTCCGCGCTCTCCGAGGCGTCCGGGCAGAACGTGCTGAACGCCGCCTATCTGGTGCCGCGCGCACAGTCCGAGGAGTTCGTGGAGATCGTGGACCGCACAAAGGGCGAGGAGCCCGGGATACGGGTGGAGCTCACCGGGCCGTGGGCGGCCTATTCCTTCGTGGACATGACGGAGGAAGTCGGGGCCGGCGGGCCGGGGGAGGACGCATGA
- a CDS encoding GNAT family N-acetyltransferase — protein sequence MTTPRIDIVHAGELTPGDLALWNELRRATTAAPANPFMSAEFTQAVGRVRRDARVAVLRRKRQAVGYFPYQRGRWGHGRAVGLGVSDCQGAVLHPDDSHLDPHHLLRACSLNAWEFNHLESGQDLFLPYATGRFASPVVDLAHGYEAYEAHLRAHSRSLLKATRAQERRLARHLGPLRFVHGERGPAALRTLVGWKSAHYRRTGRRDPFTQPWIAHLVALLADSDSPHCSGDLSVLYAGDRPVAAHFGLRSRTVLSCWFPSYDRSVATFSPGRILYLRMIEAAAASGIRLVDFGRGEAAYKNSFKTGDLMVHEGALRTSGPGAALHWLRREPLRAAHRLVREHPALKGAAVRTLRAVGTVRGSA from the coding sequence ATGACGACTCCACGCATCGACATCGTGCACGCCGGCGAACTCACGCCGGGCGACCTCGCCCTCTGGAACGAACTCCGACGCGCCACGACCGCCGCCCCCGCCAACCCCTTCATGAGCGCCGAGTTCACCCAGGCCGTCGGCCGGGTACGCCGAGACGCCCGCGTGGCGGTGCTGCGCCGCAAGCGGCAGGCGGTCGGCTACTTCCCCTATCAGCGGGGCCGATGGGGCCACGGCCGTGCGGTCGGCCTGGGGGTCTCCGACTGCCAGGGCGCCGTCCTGCACCCGGACGACTCACACCTCGACCCGCACCACCTCTTGCGCGCCTGCTCCCTGAACGCCTGGGAGTTCAACCACCTCGAAAGCGGCCAGGACCTCTTCCTGCCGTACGCGACGGGCCGGTTCGCGTCCCCCGTCGTCGACCTCGCACACGGATACGAGGCGTACGAGGCTCACCTGCGCGCCCACTCGCGCAGCCTGCTGAAGGCGACCCGGGCCCAGGAGCGCCGCCTGGCCCGGCACCTCGGCCCGCTGCGGTTCGTCCACGGCGAACGCGGCCCGGCGGCGCTGCGGACCCTCGTCGGCTGGAAGTCCGCCCACTACCGGCGCACCGGCCGCCGCGACCCCTTCACCCAGCCATGGATCGCCCACCTCGTCGCCCTGCTCGCCGACTCGGACTCACCCCACTGCTCCGGCGACCTCTCGGTGCTCTACGCCGGTGACAGGCCCGTCGCCGCCCACTTCGGCCTGCGCTCCCGCACGGTCCTCTCCTGCTGGTTCCCCTCCTACGACCGAAGCGTCGCCACCTTCTCACCCGGCCGGATCCTCTACCTGCGCATGATCGAGGCCGCCGCCGCGTCCGGCATCCGGCTCGTCGACTTCGGCAGAGGCGAGGCCGCGTACAAGAACTCCTTCAAGACGGGCGACCTCATGGTCCACGAAGGAGCACTGCGCACGTCCGGCCCGGGCGCGGCCCTGCACTGGCTCCGCCGTGAGCCGCTGCGGGCGGCCCACCGACTGGTGCGCGAACACCCCGCTCTCAAAGGCGCGGCGGTACGCACCCTGAGGGCCGTCGGCACGGTCCGCGGCTCCGCCTAG
- a CDS encoding type 1 glutamine amidotransferase domain-containing protein — protein MRIAFLTAPEGVEQVELTDPWQAAVDAGHEPVLVSTEPGKVQAFNHLDKADTFGVDEVVGEASADSFDGLVLPGGVANPDALRSDDKAVAFVKDFLGQGRPVAAICHAPWTLVEADVVRGRVLTSWPSLRTDIRNAGGTWVDEQVKVCDHGPGKLVTSRKPDDLEAFCETYLRVFAQEAA, from the coding sequence ATGCGCATCGCGTTTCTGACGGCGCCCGAGGGCGTCGAGCAGGTCGAGCTCACCGATCCCTGGCAGGCGGCGGTCGACGCGGGTCACGAGCCCGTTCTGGTGTCGACCGAGCCGGGCAAGGTCCAGGCATTCAACCATCTCGACAAGGCGGACACGTTCGGTGTGGACGAGGTCGTCGGCGAGGCGTCCGCGGACTCCTTCGACGGGCTGGTCCTGCCCGGTGGCGTCGCGAACCCCGACGCCCTGCGCTCCGACGACAAGGCCGTGGCGTTCGTCAAGGACTTCCTCGGCCAGGGCCGGCCGGTCGCCGCGATCTGCCACGCGCCGTGGACCCTCGTGGAGGCGGACGTCGTGCGGGGCCGGGTGCTCACCTCATGGCCGAGCCTGCGGACGGACATCCGCAACGCGGGCGGCACCTGGGTGGACGAGCAGGTGAAGGTCTGCGACCACGGACCCGGCAAGCTGGTCACCAGCCGCAAGCCGGACGACCTCGAGGCGTTCTGCGAGACGTACCTGCGCGTGTTCGCGCAGGAGGCGGCCTGA
- a CDS encoding TetR/AcrR family transcriptional regulator: MAVSERGPRERMVFSAAQLIRRGGVAATGMREVAAHAGAPRGSLQHYFPGGKEQLVNEAVGWAGRYAGNRVARFLAALPEPTPGGLLAEMVRQWTDEYASAGFAGGCPVAAATVDCAQTAASTRAAAAAAFAAWTEPVARALTDMGVPEERSRALATLMISALEGALLIARAEQDVRALKAVTHELRPLLDAAAGPDTATTRQDG, translated from the coding sequence ATGGCGGTGTCCGAGCGAGGACCGCGCGAGCGGATGGTCTTCAGTGCCGCCCAGCTCATCCGGCGTGGCGGTGTCGCCGCGACCGGCATGCGCGAGGTCGCCGCCCACGCGGGGGCGCCCCGCGGATCGCTCCAGCACTACTTCCCCGGGGGCAAGGAGCAGCTCGTCAACGAGGCGGTGGGCTGGGCGGGCCGGTACGCGGGCAACCGGGTCGCCCGCTTCCTCGCCGCGCTGCCCGAGCCGACTCCCGGCGGCCTGTTGGCCGAGATGGTGAGGCAGTGGACGGACGAGTACGCGTCCGCCGGCTTCGCGGGAGGCTGCCCGGTGGCGGCCGCCACGGTGGACTGCGCCCAGACCGCGGCGTCCACCCGGGCCGCCGCGGCCGCCGCGTTCGCCGCCTGGACGGAGCCGGTTGCCCGTGCGCTGACGGACATGGGCGTCCCCGAAGAGCGGTCCCGCGCGCTCGCCACCCTCATGATCAGCGCCCTGGAGGGCGCGCTCCTCATCGCCCGCGCCGAGCAGGACGTACGAGCCCTGAAGGCCGTCACCCACGAGCTTCGCCCCCTCCTCGACGCGGCGGCCGGGCCGGACACGGCGACGACACGGCAGGACGGCTGA
- a CDS encoding hemolysin family protein: MSFPMALFVTVLLLIGSGFFVAAEFALVAARRHRVEKAVAEGRRGAGAALAGMRELSLMLAGAQLGITVCTLGLGSVSKPAISHELDPLLHRLGLPASLSYAIAFAVAMTVVVFLHMVVGEMAPKSWAIAHPERSAMLLAPAFRGVVKAVRPVIGLLNRVSNALVRLCRVTPRDELAAVHDREQLTRLIEESERLGLISETDSGLLTSSLTEPHNPVSDLQVPAAQITAVPAAADVDEILALAAEHDRNRLLVRDGDRVVGSVHARDALIARARGRSATARDLARPLPELTEQDTISHAIEQLRRRRASLAVVRDGTGRLTGIVTLDDLLGRLTHPQTAQRRSVTPTGRPAGRQTGR; this comes from the coding sequence ATGAGTTTCCCGATGGCGCTCTTCGTCACCGTGCTGCTGCTGATCGGCAGCGGGTTCTTCGTCGCCGCCGAGTTCGCGCTGGTCGCCGCCAGACGGCACCGCGTGGAGAAGGCGGTGGCCGAGGGGAGGCGGGGCGCCGGGGCCGCGCTGGCCGGGATGCGCGAGCTGTCGCTCATGCTGGCCGGCGCCCAGCTCGGCATCACCGTGTGCACGCTGGGTCTCGGCTCGGTCTCCAAGCCCGCGATCTCGCACGAACTCGACCCCCTGCTGCACCGGTTGGGCCTGCCCGCCTCACTGAGCTACGCGATCGCGTTCGCCGTGGCGATGACCGTCGTCGTCTTCCTGCACATGGTGGTCGGCGAGATGGCCCCCAAGTCCTGGGCCATCGCCCACCCGGAACGGTCGGCGATGCTGCTCGCGCCGGCCTTCCGCGGCGTGGTGAAAGCCGTACGACCCGTCATCGGGCTGCTGAACAGGGTGAGCAACGCACTGGTACGGCTGTGCCGCGTGACGCCACGCGACGAGCTGGCCGCCGTCCACGACCGCGAGCAGCTCACCCGTCTCATCGAGGAGTCGGAGCGGCTCGGCCTGATCAGCGAGACGGACTCGGGCCTGCTCACCAGCTCGCTCACCGAGCCGCACAACCCGGTGAGCGACCTCCAGGTGCCCGCCGCGCAGATCACCGCGGTGCCCGCGGCGGCGGACGTGGACGAGATCCTGGCCCTGGCGGCCGAACACGACCGCAACCGGCTGCTGGTACGCGACGGCGACCGCGTCGTCGGCTCGGTGCACGCGCGTGACGCGCTCATCGCCCGCGCCCGCGGACGGTCGGCCACGGCCCGCGACCTGGCCCGTCCGCTGCCGGAACTGACGGAACAGGACACGATCAGCCACGCCATCGAGCAACTGCGCCGACGCCGCGCCTCGCTCGCCGTCGTCCGCGACGGCACCGGCCGGCTGACCGGCATCGTCACCCTCGACGACCTGCTCGGCCGGCTGACGCACCCGCAGACGGCACAGCGGCGGTCGGTCACGCCCACAGGCCGGCCGGCAGGTAGGCAGACCGGCAGGTAG